One genomic window of Pontibacillus halophilus JSM 076056 = DSM 19796 includes the following:
- a CDS encoding DUF1540 domain-containing protein — protein sequence MTQAILCEVVNCVHNEGGQRCRAKEIFVVSHRGKKASTQEETDCKTFEPQL from the coding sequence ATGACACAAGCCATCTTATGTGAGGTAGTGAATTGTGTTCATAATGAAGGTGGACAACGATGTAGAGCGAAAGAAATCTTCGTTGTTTCACATCGTGGAAAGAAAGCGTCAACACAAGAAGAGACAGATTGTAAAACATTCGAGCCCCAACTATAA
- a CDS encoding M20 family metallopeptidase — MTDVFEKLDGLYDEMVELRRHFHQYPELSFEEVETPSYIAEYHRNLGHEVREGVGGRGVVAKLVGAKPGKTVALRADFDALPIQEEVDVPFKSKVDGVMHACGHDGHTATLLGVAKALNAIQDELEGTVVFIHQHAEEYQPGGAIAMIEDGCLEGVDVIFGTHLWATEPTGKLMYREGPLTAAADRFEIKVQGKGGHGAQPHLTKDSIVIASQLVVNLQQIVSRRVDPLDEAVLSIGSFEAGNAFNVIADTVKLKGTVRTFKKDVQDLIEREMNRVIEGTCLAAGAEYYFDYVRGYPATVNHKEETELIAKLGPTIPEVTETVEYDMQMGGEDYSYYLQHVPGTFFFTGALHPDAEEVYPHHHPKFTIDERSLLIAAKTLAAATLQYVGAEQNVVKESQV; from the coding sequence ATGACAGACGTATTCGAGAAATTAGACGGTTTGTACGATGAAATGGTGGAGTTAAGAAGACATTTTCACCAATATCCGGAGCTTTCCTTTGAAGAAGTAGAAACACCAAGCTATATTGCGGAGTATCACCGTAACCTAGGTCACGAAGTCCGAGAAGGTGTCGGAGGACGTGGAGTTGTCGCAAAGTTAGTGGGGGCGAAGCCTGGTAAGACGGTAGCACTACGAGCTGACTTCGATGCATTGCCCATACAAGAAGAAGTCGATGTTCCATTTAAGTCTAAAGTGGACGGAGTCATGCACGCATGTGGTCATGATGGCCATACAGCGACACTCCTTGGGGTAGCCAAAGCGCTTAATGCTATACAAGACGAGCTGGAAGGGACTGTGGTGTTCATCCACCAACATGCGGAAGAATACCAGCCTGGTGGTGCTATTGCGATGATTGAAGACGGATGTTTGGAGGGTGTTGACGTCATTTTCGGGACACATTTATGGGCGACTGAGCCAACAGGTAAGCTTATGTACCGAGAAGGCCCACTTACTGCAGCTGCGGATCGATTCGAAATTAAAGTTCAAGGCAAGGGAGGGCATGGCGCTCAACCTCATCTCACAAAGGATTCCATTGTGATAGCCTCACAACTTGTCGTGAATCTACAGCAAATCGTATCCCGTCGAGTAGACCCATTAGATGAAGCAGTATTATCCATCGGTTCCTTTGAAGCAGGGAACGCATTCAATGTTATTGCCGATACCGTTAAGTTAAAAGGAACAGTCCGTACGTTCAAAAAGGATGTACAAGATTTGATTGAACGAGAGATGAACCGAGTAATTGAAGGAACCTGTCTAGCGGCGGGTGCTGAATACTACTTTGATTACGTAAGAGGTTATCCAGCTACTGTTAATCATAAGGAAGAAACTGAGCTAATCGCGAAACTAGGCCCAACGATTCCAGAGGTCACAGAGACGGTTGAATATGATATGCAGATGGGAGGGGAGGATTACTCCTACTACCTCCAGCATGTCCCTGGTACGTTCTTCTTCACAGGTGCGCTACACCCTGACGCAGAAGAAGTTTACCCTCATCATCATCCGAAATTCACAATCGATGAACGTTCTCTATTAATCGCTGCTAAAACGTTAGCGGCTGCAACGCTCCAATATGTAGGAGCAGAACAGAATGTTGTAAAAGAAAGTCAGGTATAA
- a CDS encoding AbgT family transporter → MSQLNTQVEPTKRKKPKFTQRILNGIENSGNKLPDVLTLFAIITGIILVASFIGGQFGLSAMNPATNEEVKAVNLLSPDGVRRMLTEMVNNFVSFPPLGLVLVVMLGVGLAESTGLVSAVMRRIVLATPEKLILPTIIVIAVVGNVAADAATIVLPPIAAMIFYNLGRNPIVGLVLAYAAVAGGFSANLLLSSLDVLLAGFTESSAHLIDDTYKANPAMNYYFMIASTVVLVPVTMFVTKRIVEPRLGTYQALQEVKAEDSSLKPEEKRGLRFAGVTSLIFVILLAVTVIPENGMLRNQETGELLNSPFMDALVGIMFLFFFLPAIAYGIGAKTIKTDKDVSSHLTKSMSGMGYYIVLTFVAAQMITYFGWSNLGTILSIKGAGWLQDIGLTGLPLLIGFILLSAFINLVVASSSAKWAILGPVFVPMLMLLDYSPAFTQMAYRVGDSITNMITPMLAYFAIVLTFAKKYDKNIGVGTLISALLPYSIAYALFWIVLFAIWYFLGLPLGPGAYIRL, encoded by the coding sequence ATGAGCCAGTTGAACACACAAGTTGAACCTACGAAAAGGAAGAAGCCTAAGTTTACACAACGTATCTTAAACGGGATTGAAAACTCAGGGAACAAGCTTCCAGATGTATTAACGTTATTCGCAATTATTACAGGTATTATTCTAGTTGCATCCTTCATTGGTGGTCAGTTCGGGCTATCAGCCATGAACCCAGCTACGAATGAAGAAGTAAAGGCTGTGAATCTGTTGAGCCCTGATGGTGTGCGCCGCATGCTGACGGAAATGGTCAACAACTTTGTCTCCTTCCCACCACTAGGTCTCGTGTTAGTTGTCATGCTTGGCGTTGGTCTTGCTGAATCAACGGGACTTGTGTCTGCAGTCATGCGACGGATTGTGCTCGCGACTCCAGAGAAATTAATTCTACCTACTATTATTGTGATTGCGGTTGTTGGTAATGTGGCAGCCGATGCAGCAACCATTGTTCTTCCACCGATTGCTGCGATGATCTTCTATAATCTAGGACGAAATCCTATTGTCGGACTCGTCTTGGCGTATGCCGCCGTAGCGGGTGGGTTTAGTGCGAACTTATTGCTATCCTCTCTTGATGTTCTATTAGCTGGATTTACTGAATCAAGTGCTCATCTAATTGATGATACATACAAGGCGAACCCAGCCATGAACTACTACTTTATGATTGCCTCTACCGTTGTGCTCGTACCTGTCACAATGTTCGTCACGAAGCGCATTGTTGAACCAAGATTAGGAACGTATCAGGCGCTACAAGAAGTAAAAGCTGAAGATTCTTCATTGAAACCAGAAGAGAAGCGAGGACTACGCTTCGCTGGTGTTACGTCTCTTATCTTCGTAATCTTGTTAGCGGTAACGGTTATTCCTGAGAATGGTATGCTTCGAAATCAAGAAACGGGCGAATTATTGAATTCTCCATTTATGGATGCACTTGTTGGAATTATGTTCTTATTCTTCTTCTTGCCTGCCATTGCATACGGCATTGGGGCTAAAACCATTAAAACAGATAAAGATGTATCTTCCCACTTAACTAAATCCATGTCTGGTATGGGGTATTACATTGTGTTGACCTTTGTAGCAGCACAGATGATTACGTACTTTGGATGGAGTAATCTAGGTACGATTCTGTCCATCAAAGGGGCGGGATGGCTTCAAGATATTGGCCTTACCGGGCTTCCATTATTGATCGGATTTATCCTACTCTCCGCTTTCATCAATTTAGTTGTGGCAAGTTCTTCTGCCAAGTGGGCGATCCTTGGACCAGTGTTTGTTCCGATGCTTATGTTGCTTGATTACAGTCCAGCCTTTACTCAGATGGCTTATCGTGTTGGCGATTCCATTACGAATATGATTACACCGATGCTTGCGTACTTCGCCATTGTGTTGACCTTTGCGAAGAAATACGACAAAAACATTGGAGTAGGGACGCTGATTTCTGCGTTGCTTCCATATTCCATCGCCTATGCCTTGTTCTGGATTGTATTATTTGCTATCTGGTATTTCCTCGGTCTTCCACTCGGACCGGGTGCTTATATACGCTTATAA